From the Caballeronia sp. NK8 genome, one window contains:
- a CDS encoding cytochrome c oxidase assembly protein: MSTLLYWLDPWEPSPTVVIAVLVAAILFARGARHARVSVSRRIAFWFGLSALYVALHTRLDYFFEHEFFMHRLQHLVLHHLGPFLIALSHPGAALRAGIPFAWRRRWLRPAAQTRIARVFFDIVFNPVIAVTLFVGLIYFWLLSPIHFKAMLDYRLYRVMNWSMVIDGLLFWWLILDPRPAPPARLAPGRRVLVVIAAIPPQIILGAYIFFTPHELYPIYSICGRAFTWITPMRDQQIGGLLLWIPGSMMSVIGALIALRHWLRLSARARLRSERNAPARISGTKAATS; the protein is encoded by the coding sequence ATGAGCACGCTCCTGTACTGGCTCGATCCGTGGGAACCGTCGCCGACGGTCGTGATCGCCGTGCTCGTCGCCGCGATCCTGTTTGCGCGCGGCGCGCGGCATGCGCGCGTGTCGGTGTCGCGGCGCATCGCGTTCTGGTTCGGGCTGAGCGCGCTCTATGTCGCGCTGCATACGCGGCTCGATTATTTCTTCGAGCACGAGTTCTTCATGCATCGCTTGCAGCATCTCGTGCTGCATCATCTCGGGCCGTTTCTGATCGCGCTGTCGCATCCCGGCGCGGCATTGCGCGCGGGCATTCCGTTCGCGTGGCGGCGGCGCTGGCTGCGGCCGGCCGCGCAGACGCGCATCGCGCGCGTGTTCTTCGATATCGTGTTCAACCCGGTGATCGCGGTCACGCTGTTCGTCGGGCTGATCTACTTCTGGCTGCTCTCGCCGATCCACTTCAAGGCGATGCTCGATTACCGGCTCTATCGCGTGATGAACTGGAGCATGGTGATCGACGGTCTGCTGTTCTGGTGGCTGATTCTGGACCCGCGCCCCGCGCCGCCCGCGCGGCTCGCGCCCGGCAGACGCGTGCTGGTGGTGATCGCCGCGATCCCGCCGCAGATCATTCTCGGCGCGTATATCTTCTTTACGCCGCACGAGCTGTATCCGATCTACTCGATCTGCGGCCGCGCATTCACGTGGATCACGCCGATGCGCGATCAGCAGATCGGCGGCCTTCTGCTATGGATTCCCGGATCGATGATGAGCGTGATCGGCGCGCTGATCGCGCTGCGCCACTGGCTGCGGCTGTCGGCGCGTGCGCGTCTGCGCAGCGAGCGCAACGCGCCTGCGCGAATCAGCGGGACGAAGGCCGCGACCTCATGA
- a CDS encoding GNAT family N-acetyltransferase: MTDQLSQLEWRWKRFDDLTTAEVYDMLAARSAVFVVEQNCVYGDIDGLDVDAWHLLAYGKGDTRPALAGYLRVLLPGYPGESEKDVRIGRVLTTANFRGLKLGSAMLERALEHILAQWPDQPISLHAQAHLQRFYGAFGFEPSSGVHDEDGIPHVWMRRPGFGS, from the coding sequence ATGACCGATCAACTCTCGCAACTCGAATGGCGCTGGAAGCGCTTCGACGACCTGACGACCGCCGAGGTCTACGACATGCTCGCCGCGCGCAGCGCCGTGTTCGTCGTCGAGCAGAACTGCGTGTATGGCGATATCGACGGGCTCGATGTCGATGCGTGGCATTTGCTCGCGTACGGCAAGGGAGACACGCGCCCGGCGCTCGCGGGTTACTTGCGCGTGCTGTTGCCGGGCTATCCGGGCGAGAGCGAGAAGGACGTGCGAATCGGCCGCGTGCTGACGACCGCCAACTTCCGTGGCCTGAAACTCGGCAGCGCGATGCTCGAACGCGCGCTCGAACACATCCTCGCGCAATGGCCCGATCAGCCGATCAGCCTGCACGCGCAGGCGCATTTGCAGCGTTTCTATGGCGCGTTCGGCTTCGAGCCGTCGTCGGGCGTTCATGATGAAGACGGCATTCCGCACGTGTGGATGCGCCGTCCCGGCTTCGGGTCATGA
- the pgsA gene encoding CDP-diacylglycerol--glycerol-3-phosphate 3-phosphatidyltransferase: protein MPFNLPIFLTWLRIVLIPLVVGVFYLPDMMMSPEHRNLLGMVIFVLAALTDWFDGFLARKLDQTSAFGAFLDPVADKLMVTAALLVLVQLGRLNAVIALVIVGREITISALREWMAQIGASKSVAVNQLGKFKTVCQMVAIPMLLFYGPLKFSGTQWMIDTRVWGLWLIYVAAVLTVWSMFYYMKLAWPQIRERGGML, encoded by the coding sequence ATGCCGTTCAATCTACCGATCTTCCTGACGTGGCTGCGAATCGTGCTGATTCCGCTCGTCGTGGGCGTGTTCTATCTGCCGGACATGATGATGAGCCCGGAGCATCGCAATCTGCTCGGCATGGTCATCTTCGTGCTCGCCGCGCTCACCGACTGGTTCGACGGCTTTCTCGCGCGCAAGCTCGATCAGACGTCCGCGTTCGGCGCGTTCCTCGATCCGGTCGCCGACAAGCTGATGGTCACCGCCGCGCTGCTCGTGCTCGTGCAACTGGGGCGTCTGAATGCGGTGATCGCGCTCGTCATCGTCGGGCGCGAGATCACGATTTCGGCGCTGCGGGAATGGATGGCGCAGATCGGTGCTTCGAAAAGCGTCGCGGTCAATCAGCTCGGCAAGTTCAAGACCGTCTGCCAGATGGTCGCGATTCCGATGTTGCTGTTCTACGGCCCGCTCAAGTTCTCCGGCACGCAATGGATGATCGACACGCGCGTGTGGGGCTTGTGGCTCATCTACGTCGCGGCGGTCCTCACCGTCTGGTCGATGTTCTACTACATGAAGCTCGCGTGGCCGCAAATTCGCGAGCGCGGCGGCATGCTCTGA